From the genome of Francisella tularensis subsp. tularensis:
TGCTTTTCTTGATTTTTTATCTGTTCAAGCATTGACTTTATTTTATCTATCAAATTAGTATCATTTGCTTTGAGACTATCTTTAATCGCTATGATTTTATTTTCATTGGTAAAAGTATGTCTTATAGCTTTATCTGCTGTAACTGCTTCTATCCTTCTAACTCCTGAGGCAATACTCCCTTCAGAAGTTACCTTAAATAAACCTATATCTCCAGTATAGGCAACATGAGTACCACCACATAGTTCTATAGAAAAATCACCCATAGATATCACACGTACAATATCACCATACTTTTCACCAAATAAAGCCTCTGCTCCTAGTGACTTGGCTTTTTGTTGCGATGTTTCAATAGTTGTTACTGGATAATTAGCACGTATTTGCTGATTTACCAAAAGCTCTATTTGCTCTATTTCACTACGAGAAATAGCCTTGTCATGAGTAAAGTCAAATCTTAGCCTATTTTCATCAACAAGTGAACCTTTTTGTTCAGCATGACCACCTAAAACTAATTTTAAAGCTTTATGCAATAAATGTGTAGCACTATGATTAGCAGCTGTAGCAAGTCTAGGTTTATCACTTACTCGTGCAGTTAGCTCATCATTTAAATTTAAACGACCTTTTACTAACTTACCGATATGTAAAATCGCCTCACCAGACTTTTGGACATCCTCAACTACAAACTCAAAGCCGATGCCCTCAAGTATACCTTTGTCACCTACCTGTCCCCCTGACTCTGCATAGAAAGGAGTTTTATCCAAAACAACAACAGCTGATACTTGTTCAGAAGTACTAGCAACTAATTGACCATCTTGATAGATCTCCAAAACTTTTGCGTCTTCTATCAGTGTCGAATATCCTCTAAATTCTGATTTAACTTGCGAATTAATCAAACTATTATAATCAACATTAAATTTACCAGCTTCTTTTGATCTTTGCTTTTGGATCTGCATTTGTGCAAGAAATGCTTGTTCGTCAACTTTCAAGCCTTTTTCTCTTGCCATATCAGCAGTTAAATCAAAAGGGAAACCATAGGTATCATATAACTTAAAAGCTACTTCCCCAGATATTGTATTATCTTTTAGATTCTCTATTTCAGCATCAAATATTTTGATGCCATTTTCAATAGTCTTCAAGAAAAGTTCTTCTTCTTTTATAAGTGTTTTTTCAATCAACTCTCTTTTATCAATTAATTGCGAATAAGCTTCACCCATCTGGCTTACAAGCTCCGCGACTAATTTATAGAAAAATATCTCTTTCGCTCCAACTTTATTGCCATGTCGAATAGCTCTACGAATAATTCTTCTTAGAACATAGCCTCGCCCTTCATTAGCAGGTAAAACCCCATCAGCAATTAAAAAAGCACATGCGCGAATATGATCCGCAATAACCTTTAGTGACGGTGAGTTTATATCTTTTGCATGTGTTACTTGTTGAGCTTTTTTGATTAAAGCTTGGAACAAATCTATTTCATAGTTACTATGGACATTTTGTAACACTGCTGAGATTCTCTCTAGGCCCATTCCAGTGTCAACAGATGGTTTAGGGAGATCTGTAGTAGAACCATCAGCATGGCGATTATATTGCATAAATACAATATTCCAAATTTCGATATATCTATCACCATCTTGTTCCGGAGTACCAGGTAATCCTCCAGCAACATCTTCACCATGATCATAGAAGATCTCTGTACATGGACCACATGGACCAGTATCACCCATTGACCAAAAGTTATCACTTGAGTCAATACGGATGATTCTCTCTTTAGCTAAACCAATATGCTTATGCCAGACATCAAAAGCCTCATCATCACTGGCATATATAGTTACCCATAGCTTCTCTACAGGAAGTTTAATTTCCTTAGTCAAAAATTCCCAAGCAAAACTAATAGCCTCCTTCTTAAAATAATCACCAAAACTGAAATTACCTAACATTTCGAAAAATGTATGATGTCGAGCTGTATAGCCTACATTATCAAGGTCATTATGCTTACCACCAGCACGCAAACACTTTTGTACTGTCACCGCACGCGAAAAATCCTTTTTTTCAATTCCAAGAAAAACATCTTTAAACTGCACCATCCCAGCATTTGTAAATAATAAAGTATCATCACCAAATGGGATTAAAGATGAGCTAGGTTGATGTGAGTGATTTTTAGACTCAAAATAATTTATAAATTTATTACGTAACTCTTTAGTAGTAATCATGATTTACCTTTTAGTAGATAGTGCTACAGATTTATTAAATTCAAAACAGATAGCATTATAAACCATTTTGACAAACAAAATAAACTCTACCAATCGCATTTGAATATAATTAAGTATATAATCATAAATAAGTTATCATTTTATAGACTGTAAAAATGAAAAAAAAAATAATTATTAGCACAATTATTATTAGTATTATCATAGTAATATCAGGGATTGGATATTATTTTCATTACCAAACTATACAAGAAGAGTTAGCAGAACAAGCTCAAGAAGAAGCTGCCTTGCCAAAACCAACTGACTACTGTTTGATTACCTATCAGCAATCAACAGATAATGGCAAGACTTGGCAAAAAGTTAATGTTATTAATGGACAAAAACCTATGTTTAAAGCACAATGCTGGAAAAGGTACATCCAAATTTTAGATGGTTTTGCTGCAAGCACTGATACTGATGGTAAATGGTACAGTAAAACCGAAGATGGTAAAATTATTGCTCACCCAGCGATGTACTTTGCTGACAAACCATTTGAGATACAAGACAAAGCTCCAGTTGTGCAGCAAAGTACTCAAAATAACACTAACGCTCAACCACAAAACTAGTCAACCTCAGTTGTAATTTTGTCGTGATATCTTTTAAAGATTATATTATCAAGTTTTTTAGTATCCTCATGGTAATTAGACTTATCAAGATAATTCTCACACTCAACTAAATTTCCTTCATATAAAAATCTTAGGCTATTCTTACATTTCAAATCACGTGGATAAGTATTTTTTCTAATTTGATACCAAGATGATAAACGTGTTATATCATCAGATGAAACTATAAACAAATGTTTCTTAACTCGTGTAATCGCAACATAAAATAGTCGTCGTTCTTCTTCTATAATTTCATCATCAACTTTGGTATTTTTATCACCAAAAAAACCACCTTCTGTAGCATCATGAACTACAACATAATCCCACTCTAAACCTTTAGCTCGATGCATCGACATAATTTGAATTTGATTAGGATTACTTTGATTTTGCTGATTTGATCTAGTATAAAGCTGATATAAAAGTTCAATAAATTCAATCAAGGTATTTTTTTTACCTTTAGCAAAACTAACCATTCCTTCAATAATCTGTAGCTTAGATTTACTAGAATGAGTTTCTCCTGAAACCTTAGATATTTGCTTCTCTAAATCTAAACTTTGTAATATAAAATCAATCGCTTTATCTGCTTTTTTTATACGTACATTATTAAAAATATTACGCCAACTATTAGATATTGCTAAAATATTTTTTTGTTTAAATGCTTTATCAACCGTTTCCTTAAGAGCAGCAATACAATTTGCAGCTTGAGAAATATCACTAGCAATTTGTGAAGCTAGTTTTTGCTTAAGATCTTTTTTTAGATACAAAGAAGGATAATCTAACATTGCTTTGATAAACTCTACACGCTGCTCGAGAGTATGTTTATCAAAGCCATAACCTTTGTTAAATAACATCAAATATCCATAAATAGCCTTAAAAAGATTCTC
Proteins encoded in this window:
- the alaS gene encoding alanine--tRNA ligase, producing the protein MITTKELRNKFINYFESKNHSHQPSSSLIPFGDDTLLFTNAGMVQFKDVFLGIEKKDFSRAVTVQKCLRAGGKHNDLDNVGYTARHHTFFEMLGNFSFGDYFKKEAISFAWEFLTKEIKLPVEKLWVTIYASDDEAFDVWHKHIGLAKERIIRIDSSDNFWSMGDTGPCGPCTEIFYDHGEDVAGGLPGTPEQDGDRYIEIWNIVFMQYNRHADGSTTDLPKPSVDTGMGLERISAVLQNVHSNYEIDLFQALIKKAQQVTHAKDINSPSLKVIADHIRACAFLIADGVLPANEGRGYVLRRIIRRAIRHGNKVGAKEIFFYKLVAELVSQMGEAYSQLIDKRELIEKTLIKEEELFLKTIENGIKIFDAEIENLKDNTISGEVAFKLYDTYGFPFDLTADMAREKGLKVDEQAFLAQMQIQKQRSKEAGKFNVDYNSLINSQVKSEFRGYSTLIEDAKVLEIYQDGQLVASTSEQVSAVVVLDKTPFYAESGGQVGDKGILEGIGFEFVVEDVQKSGEAILHIGKLVKGRLNLNDELTARVSDKPRLATAANHSATHLLHKALKLVLGGHAEQKGSLVDENRLRFDFTHDKAISRSEIEQIELLVNQQIRANYPVTTIETSQQKAKSLGAEALFGEKYGDIVRVISMGDFSIELCGGTHVAYTGDIGLFKVTSEGSIASGVRRIEAVTADKAIRHTFTNENKIIAIKDSLKANDTNLIDKIKSMLEQIKNQEKQIAKLKKELLSGSSNDIKETNIGDIKVVVANVDGVDVKTLRNKIDDYKSKNTKVIAVLTTTNADKVQFVIGVSNALTTLIKAGDIAKELSSHIDGKGGGRADMAQGGGNNSANIDQALSQVEKFILNNIKE